The Vigna angularis cultivar LongXiaoDou No.4 chromosome 9, ASM1680809v1, whole genome shotgun sequence DNA window TGCAGGAGAAAAGGTGTAGTGTATGGCCTTGGTtgttggcctgtttcagaaataagagTGTATGTAGACATTTTAGGAGGTGCAAGGTTAAAGACTGCGTGTTTGGCCCATCTAtacattatttatcaaataaaatctgattttgggccttaatttgcaatttgaaCCAATAAAGCTTTAATTCCAGcagcacaaataaacattagaacatccaagaatagtttatgcgctaaaactcactttttacgtctctttaattcgcaaacccaataattccaattGTCACAGATCCActttaaatcaaccatttaagcacaaatatcccatcaaaaatttgaattttaaagcataaatgtgggcataaatatgcactcatcacttCCCTAACAACAATAGCATCATTTCTCGCACTGAACTGGTGGGAGTTAGAAGTCATCTTCTCAATCAAATGTTTTGCTTCAGCAAGCGTCTTGTCACCAAGCGCTCCTCTACTGGCAGGGTCAATCATACTCCTTTCCATGTTGTTTAGACCTTCATAGAAGTATTGGAGAAGGAGTTGCTCAAAGATCTGGTGGTGTGGACAACTTGCACAAAGCTTCTTAAATCTCTCCCAGTATTCATATAAGCTTTCTCCACCAAGCTACCTAATCCCAGAAATGTCTTTTCTGATAGCTATTGTCCGGTATGTGTTAAGACtctggcaagtgtaccgaatcctatcaagtaatataaaatggtaagaccaagtatcgtatcccaaaggactcacgacactaaacagttatgtaatttcttaaccaattaagacttaaaaacaatttttgggggttttcaatgcaaatgcaataaaaataaacatgaatgtaggctaaacacaagggtgaatggatgatattgaaaatatgatatgaatatgttgttggagttagatttcacctagtttgctctcatgtatatacgagttctacttcttccttaatgtcaatgtcactatctaaagtacttaaaacccgattccttggcgaagaaagcctatccttaattactaggtCACAATTCCTTGCATtcctaacaattaattttgcattacgattAGTAGcttaatgaatgagttaaacaaagcaagcattgagtgaagaagaattaccctaacaattaatgaaagatgaataaataattaagaatcaattcaaaatacatgagagtttaagaggttacatctttcccaacaacaaataaggtttagttttCCATTATCATagaaaaactagatgaacaatggaatgaaagaatgaaaaagatagaaaaccctagaaagagaataggagagctgtcacatccccaaatctacccccaatgggtgaaaagtttgtttttgtgcttaagccatcaaaagatacaatccctaggacgtccaaacccttaaatagaacataaaaataacagaaaatgggTCCAAGCCCatgaaactggcgctcagcgccccacttaTGGTGCCCAGGCGAGCTACGGGTTAAAGCTGGCGCTCAGGTGCCCTTCTAGGGCACCTAGGCGTGGTGCGGGAAGAAAATTGGCACTCAGCCCTGCTCAGGGGCGCTCAGCCCTGGCGATATCATTCCAAAACTCACTTCTATATATTGTTAAAGATTCTTCGaggcacattattagctacaaaataaagggaatttagtgataaaatcataaagtataacctctactcacttattcgcaaaactatactaaaaacatgagttcaaacAAGCTTCTAAGTAACAAAGGgtttatttaatatcaaaattgaatcacagatTACAGTATTTCCAACCGTTATCAGGATGCTGGGAAGAATTTTTCCAATAACAGTCTCTTAAGATCATCCCAGCTTGTGATGGATCTTGGTGCAAGGTAATACAACCAATCATTTGCCACTCCTTCTAGTAAGTGAGGGATGCCTTCAAGAAGATATGATCCTCCAAAACATCATGAGGCTTCATAGTGGAGCAAACAATATGGAACTCCTTCAAATGCTTGTGTGGGAATTCACCTGCAAGACCATGAAACTTCGACAACAAATGGATTAGTTTAGTCTTGAGAACATACGACACGTCTTCATCAGGATATTGGATGCACAAGCTTTCATAAGTGAAATCAGGTGCAGCCATCTCCCTAAGAGTCCTCTTGCGAGGTGGAGGttgtgccatattgttctcGTTATGAAAAATAACAGAATCAGAATCAGATGCAACAGACGCAGTAGATGCAGAATGCACAAAATATGGAACAGTGGATGCAGAAGTAGACTGTTGAGACTCTAACGGTATGGACTCAAATGGTGGGACTGACTCTAAAAACAAATTCCTAATATGCCTAGCTAATCTATGAAAAGTCCTATCAATTTCAAGATCAAAGGGTGGTATTTGCCTAAGATTGCCCCTAGTCATACACTAAGTCAACTTTATCAGCAAAAGTCAACATAATGAAAACATAAGGGGTTAAACAACAAGTATAAGCAAATCAACTCAAAATGGGCTGAAAATTTGTGACAAATCCCCAAAGTGTAGCTAGGTCAACCGACACTTAAAAGTgtgaaaaatgatgaaaataaaacttcaaaaataaaaatgaaatagtaAATGGCCTTTTTTTGGAATTCTAGGGCCGACCTCTTGGCATTCGGAAGGAGCAATCAATAGCTCGCATTTTTCCACCCAAAAAGCACATATGATACGTCAAATTCGGACATCGTGACCAAAAGTTATGTAGTCGCAAAGTTCGGGCTTACccatttttcacaaaagttgACCGGGACAACTAGTGACGCTTCTGGGATTTTTCTATGAAAATATGAGCCAAAAGAAGTGACCacaccaaaattaaaaaaaaaaaaacaagaccCCTAgctatcaaaaccaaaaatgCCAATTAATTAGACAAAATTGGGCATTATTCACGCTCCAGCACAATTGCCACTCAGCGCCAACGCACCAGCACACAAAACATACACAAGACACACATAAACACATAACACAAACCTAAAACCAAACCGTTGATCCccgacaacgacgccaaaatttgatcgaggtcgtacccgaatcaaatttttatgcaattaagtgcagtataaactaggaagtggCTCCTATGTCGTGTCTCAAAGACCAAACAATGGTTCGGGATTTAAGTCGAACACATGGTGGGAGGTGGTTTATGACAGTTTTGTGAACTAAAATGCTACCAAATTCAAGCCCGAATTCAAACAACAGTGCAAAACAGGTTGGCCACTAGTTTAATTGCAATTGTTTCAATCCTAGATtaacaataattaacaatattcCTCCTTTTTTATTAATACAGTATCTAGAATGCTCCATTCAAGTGCTCTCATGACATCTTTAAACCGGACGACTAGCCTACTAAACGGCTAaaaaccaagttgatgaactGAGAGTTCCAAaaggaaccactgtcaacttgacCGGCCGGTGAACGACGAGTTCATTAAATGAACCACTGTCACCCGGTTCCACTAAAAACCAAGTTGATGAATAGAGATTTCCAAAAGGAACCACTGTCAAATTGACCGGGCGGTGAACGACGAGTTCATTAAATGAACCACTGTCGCCCGGTTTCGCTAAAAATCAAGTTGATGAAAGGAGAGTTCCAAaaggaaccactgtcaacttgatCGGGCAGTGAACGACGAGTACAATAAATGAACCATTGCCGCCCGGTTcagtaaaaactaaaaagtcGTCGAACGAGGCGCACAATAGAAAGAACCCCGATCATTTATACGAAAGTCGTCAAAGCCGAACGTTTATAACTTGGCATAAAATAATGCGATGACGAGGCCACATtagaacacaaaaataaaatgccATTATATTCAGAGTATTTTCAGGGTATACATCAAGCTATGTTAGTCGGTCGTTggagaaaaaactaaaaaaaacctATGTTTTCTGCCTGACCAAGCTgcaaaagattaaaaaacaaacaaaatattccCCCTCCCAAATTCTCCTAAATATGTAGAAAATACTCCCCGTCGGCACCATCATCATCCTCACTGGCCGGTTCATCCTCCTTGACCGGCTGTGCAGTCACGGTAGGAATCTCTTCGTCGCCAGAAGACTATGCGAGCTGCACCAACGTCCCATCGATAACATCCTTCTCGATGTCAAAACCCCTTACGTACGGGTCGTCAATTCCCAGTAAGAGAGATGCCTGGCGCAAGGCCTTGTTAAAAAGCCTTCCTCGTGCTCGAACACAACCGAAGCAATCAAAGAGGCGATCTTTTCATTGGCCTGTTGGAGTTTATTAAGGAGGGTTGCGTTCTCCGCGACCAACTCTTGTTCCTTCTCAACCTGCTTCGTGGCAGACACCTTCAACTTGCCACACTCCTTGACCAGGCGATCGTTCCTGGCCTGAGCGGCCCGCAAAAATTCGATGGACTGGCTCAATTGAAGCCTGACATCATCAAGTTTAGACTGAAGGTCGGCCTGCTTCTTCTCACAATCACCATGAGCAATCCGAAGCGCCTCCACTTCAGTTCCGAGATCAGCAGAGATCTTCTTCTCGGCCGCAAGCTCCCCTAGCACATGCTTCGCACCCCGCTAATCCACAAAGTCCCGGAGGTACCACGCCATCATAGACACCCGGGTGGTAAGCTCCAATGTGGCATTAGTCACTTTGCCTTCGGAGAGCGGCTCCACCAACGTCCGCTGAAGGGAGCTCATGTGAAAGTTAGTCTTGTGACTAACATTAAACTCGGTGCTAAAATGTTCGCCCAGAAGAGGTCGGGTGGAACTCCCCTTCTTTCGATTCTTCTTAGAGGAAGACTTGTCTCCCTCCTTGTGGGCTTTCGTCTTTCTCTCTAAGGGAAGAGCCGAAGTGGTGGCCGCCTTAGATGATTGTTCAAGAAAAACGATGGGGGTAGTAGGTTGACCGGCCGTAGCAACCCCAGTTGTTGCCGCCCCTGATGAAGACGGACGGATCAACGCAGAAGCACTCCCCTTATTGGGAGGTGGTGGTCTAGGTGCCCGACCGACGGTTGAGGAACCACCTGTCTCCTTTCTGAAAGCCATGAAGTTGGATTTGCGGGGAGCTGCGACCGACATGATGCTTGAAAATATGACAAAAACTTAGCTAAGTTAACATCAAAGCACTAACTAAAGCGATCAAACCAAAATACCATACGGAACGCCACTTCGGTAGAATCCTCATGGCCAAGGCATTTAACAAGGTCGCGGGCAGAGAGGCGGCGGGGAAAGTTGTTGATGATCCTTACAGCCTCTAGGTCAGTCGGGTTTAAAAGGAGGACCGAATAAGCCTTTATTTTTCGAGGGTTCCTTGTCCAATAAAATGGGAACAGAGGTGTTCCGGACTCCTCATGGAATTCGGATCGACCGGTCTCCCTTATTATGACCATAAAGTATTGGtctttaaaattgttaaaagaatgagaaaagggattaaataaatatctatCCTTTACGAAAGTTAAGGACACCCAAACTTGCTTCGCGAGACGGCagagggtttgtatctttggctggaacgaagcagaaacacagttttcaccccttgggggtagaattggagatggtgacggctctcctcttctctttctcgagtttttctatctcttccattcttccattccattgttcatctagttcaccatgaatatggtgaactaaacttattttgttgttgggggatcaatgtaaatccttagaaactctcttgtatggaatttgttcttcaagatcatttttatgatacatgctttctttcattaatagttagggtttttcctccttgctcaaagcatgcattgtttaactcattcgatgtcatgattattggttttgttgatatggacacatacggggaaatttagatctggggaatctctcccatcagtatattacaaacctagacataagagtatgatagttggttacctttaagcttctgttaactataatgcatgattaattgctagggagacaagacattgtaaactagtgattatgattaggctttcttcgccgagacatcagGTTTTAAGTAACTTAGAAaatggcattaacattaatgaaaagaatgatgaattcctaaatacaagagagtggataggatgaaattgataaaccccaacaacatattcatccatatatttcaattcatgtgttttgtttcttcttgcccattgatcatcatatgcatacatatttacttttcagtcttttgcatttgaaacttacaacaatttgttcacaagtcttaattcataaaaaaatcacataactgtctaggtcgtgagtcctttgggagaacgatacttggtcttaccaggtttattacttgatacgattcggttacacttgaccgagggttaacaagtttttgactctgtTTTCGGGGATCGAAAATTTGTTCATCTGTTtttcatttgattgagaatttactttggttaagtgtatgatcgccctcaaattaattaagaatgtactttaattaatttgaaacttaaataataatcaattgaacaattatctgtgaataaccgatgatgaatctatcttggaaaagaaGTGGAATTACCCTATTTCGTTATAATCGTTTTTAAGtctcttatttgttctttaaaccttctccaaacatcatttttattcttgaacattgcattgcattcataagattcaaatattaaaaggcaattccgtattcgttgggagacgacttaggattactttaaccctatctactttcttgaatactacttggcaatactgaagttgccctgaaaagtagtattaatttgatagcttcaacgacaaccTATCAAATTTGGCGTCGCTGCTGGGGAGtacggttagtattttgaatattttgattcttatttttatttttatttttatttttatttctttatctttatttttttaacgcatagacatttaatttaatttgagttattttgtagtCTTTAGTCATTATTGTTTTAGcaaaaaatctttgttcttgttttaattaagaatttctcttgagaaatacttgaggttagtttgaatacactctgactaggaaagacttggtacttaagttgtccattgcgacgcacctctctttcctgggagtggacctaacaagtctctcttatctcttatttgaaatctttctctaaagcaagaagaaaagaaagagagaagtaacaaagaaaaaacttcaAGCAGATTGCATAGTGCATGACCAGACCTAACCCAggataattttatcaaattaacccaGAAGTCgaaaggaatttgcgtaagctgcggagaagattgaaatttgggtgttctactgaGGGAACACTTCCTACATCTGAAGTCATACCACCTTCTTTATCTCCCATCACAAACATACCATCCAATATTTTacctgatcctaacccaaacaatatgTCACAAAGAACCATCAAACAGTTAGCCACCTCCCACAATACAGCtatccgaagtaacattgaataccctaatgaggagtgggagttgagacctgacctgttaaatgccttaccaaagttcaatgggttatcaagggagaatccacacaagcacttgagacaatttcacatgttgtgtgaaaattTTAGATCTCCTAAgatcacaatagagagccttaaaatgagagcttttccaTTTACTCTTCAAGGAACAActcaagattggtggtattatctctctGCACGTATTACAAATTGagaaactattgaaagactctttcttgagaagtattttcctgcatcTAGATTATCAGCTATCCGtagagaaattcaagatataagacagagagatagagagaatcttagtgaatattgggaaagattcaagaaactatgttcttcatgccctcaactccaaatggaagattttattctaagcttttatgaaggcttaagtcctactgataggtcatgggcagatgctgcaagcggaggatctttcttagaTAGGTCACCAGAAGATGGTATAGATCTAATAGAATGGAAGGAAGTAGACAATCAACAGTAtggcacaagagaaaattcagtgactttgttgaagggagtgcatgaaattgataatggtgcagttgatggaaagaggatagatgaaagattgaataagctagaaagcaaactcgatgagattgcaagtttgtttaaaacctcaactccacaaattgctaagaagtgtggaatttgcatttcaactaaccattatactgatgaatgtcctagcttggtggaaaccactgtggaaaacccatctcaagcttttgctgcaaacatgtttggagaaaataaaccataccagaattatcatgattCGTCCTCCAATAGATATCAACAGAACAAGtaaccttatgttccacctcaacaaaggcagcAATCTCAGCCTGAAATGTCAAtgcaagatttcatgaaaataatagttgaGCAAAATTCGGaaataaagaaatcaattgCAGAGTTGACTCAGAGGGTGGATAAGTTAGAGGCTAACGAATCAAATAAACTTCCTGCACAAACAGTGATCAACCCGAGAAATgtaaatgctattactttgaaaacaGGTAAGCAGGTAGAAGGCCCTGAAGGAGcccaagaggatgaagataaagagaaagaagaagcaaaaattgatgacaatggaggatCAAGTGAGCCATCGCATGAAACTACCACTGAAAAATCCAGGTTAATATCTTCTAActcttctaaaaattcttcttcatctcattctccacctcctccatatccaaatcgATTAAAAtcgagaaacaaaaaaatggaggaattagactaagagattttaaatactttcaaGAAGGTAGAGATCAACATTCCTTTGCTTGATGTTGTTAAACAAATCCCTAAGTACGACaagtttttgaaagaatttTGCACAAATAAAAGGCGCATTAGAGATAATGAGattgtgaatttgggaagaaatgttTCAAGCTTGGTTAAGAAACACATTGAAATACCACAAAAATGCAAAgatccaggtatgttttctGTTCCTTGTACTATTGGAAATTTAAAGTTTGATaatgccatgctagatttagAGGTTTCCATTAATATAATGCCTTTATCAAGgtttacttctctatctttgggacctcttaagactactggtgtggtcattcaactggCCAACTGTAGCATAGTTAACCCTGCAGGTGTGCTTGAGGATGTCCTTGTCCGAGTAGACAAGCTAATTTTTCCTGCCAAATTCTACATCTTGGATAtgaaggatgaagatggaatCAAGTCATCAACTATTATCTTGGTaagacctttcatgatgacagcacgaaccaagatagatgtgcatgcaGGAACACTGACCATGGAGATAGGTGATGAGAAGGTGCATTTTAATGTATTGGAAGCCACGATGCATCCAATCGAAGAGCATTCTTtgttttatattgatttattcaatgaaattgtaaataatttttctgttagtttcttggatattttttcaactttttctccatctttggacttttctttttcaaacatgTCGTGCCTAATTTTGGACGACgaagaaaattgtaaaacagGTGATATTGAGGACGCAGTGTCAATAGATGATTCCTCTATAGCAtccgagtgtgatgttgaggtggctgagattaccttaggCAGTAAAATCCTGCCATCTGTGGTACAACCACCCGTTTTGGAGTTGAAACCTTTACCATCCCACttgaaatatgcttatcttgagaggGATAGGAAACTTCCTGTTATTATATCTGCATTGCTTACTGATGAGCAGGAAAAACAACTATTACAGGTTATCAGAGATCACAAGAAAGCAATAGGCTGGACTTTGGCAAATATTCCTGGTATTAGCCCTTCATTTTGTATGCACAAAATACTTTTGGAGGAAGGTGCTAaaccagtgagacaacctcaGAGAAGACTGAATCCTCAACCGATGGAGGTTGTCAAGAAAGAGGTAACCAAGTTGCTACAAGCAGGTATTATATATCTCATTTCTGACAGCACTTGGGTGAGCCCTGTACATGTGGTTCCCAAGAAATCTGAAATCACAGTGGTTAAAAAcgagaagaagaagttgattcCTACTCGTATTCAGAATAGTTAGAGGGTTTGTATTGACTATAGGAGATTGAACCAAGTGACTCGAAAGGACCACTTTCCTTTGCcattcatggatcagatgctagacCGTTTGGCAGGTAAGTCACattattgttttctagatggattcTCCgggtattttcaaatttgtatagcCGCGGAGGAGAAACATAAGACTACCttcacttgtccttttggtacaTATGCTTATCGGAAAATGCCATTTGGTTTATGCAATGCTCCTAGTACATTTCAGCGATGTATGCTGAGTATTTTTATAGACTTATTGGAGCATTGTATTGAGgttttcatggatgattttagtGTGTATGGTTCatcttttgataattttttggCTAATCTTGCAAGAGTTTTGTTGAGATGTGAGGAAACTAaccttgttttgaattttgaaaaatgtcattttatggtggAACAAGGTATAGTTTTGGGTCATGTTGTCTCCAGGAATGGTATATCTGTAGATCCTActaaaattgatgttatttcGCAATTGCCTTACCCCTCTTCTGTACAAGAGGTTCGATCTTTTCTTGGTCATGCAGGGTTTTACAGGAGGTTTATACAGGACTTTAGCAAGATAGCTAATCCTCTATCCAACTTACTTCAGAAGGATGTACCATTTGACTTTGGAGGGAAGTGCAAAACCTCTTTTGATTCGTTGAAAAGGGCACTCACTACCACTCCCATCATTCAACCACCTGATTGGACATTGCCATTCGAGTTGATGTGTGATGCATCAAACTTTGCAGTAGGAGCGGTACTTGCACAAAGAAATGGGAAGCTACCACATGTGATATACTATGCTTCCAGGACATTGGACACTGCACAGGCAAATTATACCACAACTGAGAAGGAATTACTAGCTGTTGTATTTGCCTTGGATAAATTTAGATCATACATACTTGGATCCAAGGTAattgtttatacaaatcatGTTGCATTGAAATTCCTTCTAAAGAAAGCAGATTCCAAACCAAGGTTGATCAGATGGATGCTACTGCTCCAAGAGTTTAACATTGAGATTCGGGACAGAAGTGGAGCCCATAGTCTAGTAGCAGACCATCTTAGTAGGactaaaaaagaagaagatgaaattccTATTCAGGATGACTTTCCTGACGAAGTCCTGCTAGCATTAACTTCTGTAAAAGGTATGTATCCTGAACCTTGGTTTGCGGACATTGTTAACTATTTGGCTGTTTCAgctattcctccatctttctcCAAATCTGAGAAAGCCAAACTGAAAAGTGAGGCAAAGTACTATGTATGGGATGAACCATTCTTATGGCGCATTTGTAGTGACCAAGTTGTAAGGAGGTGCGTTCCTGACATAGAGATACCTTATGTGCTTGAATTTTTTCATTCATCACCTTTCGGAGGACACTATGGCACACAAAGGACAGGTAGGAAGGTGTTGGATTGTGGATTATATTGGCCTACCATCTTTAAAGATGCACAGAGGATATATGAAAATTGTGAGCAATGTCAAAGGGCAGCTAGATCCATCACAAGGAGGGAAGAGATGCCTCAACAACCAATGCTATATTGTGAGGTATTTGATATTTGGGGTATTGACTTCATGGgtccttttccttcttcttctgagttttcttatattttgct harbors:
- the LOC128194072 gene encoding uncharacterized protein LOC128194072, producing MRILPKWRSVCIMSVAAPRKSNFMAFRKETGGSSTVGRAPRPPPPNKGSASALIRPSSSGAATTGVATAGQPTTPIVFLEQSSKAATTSALPLERKTKAHKEGDKSSSKKNRKKGSSTRPLLGEHFSTEFNVSHKTNFHMSSLQRTLVEPLSEGKVTNATLELTTRVSMMAWYLRDFVD